The DNA region GTTGCCTTTCCTGTTACTCTGGATGCGCGATTGTGCCCCGGCCTGGTGAAATGGATTTCTGGTGCTCGATTTGAGGGATCTTTTGCGTCGCGTGGAGGTTACTGCTGCAGTTGGGATTAGTTTTGGACTTTTGGTTTGGTACAGGTCAAAAGGTGTGGGTGGTTTGAGGAAGAAAAAGGAATGAGCGTGAATTTTGCATTGCTCTGTCGCAATTTTTCTTTCACCATGCATAACTTAATTTTTTCATGTTATGCTGTTCGTTCAAAAAGTTCAGAGTCTAGTTACATGAGTGAGATTAGTATGTGGAGTCAGAGACCAGGTCGTGTGGCATCAGAGAGGAATTGCTTGTGTCATCCGGAATTGTTCATGGTGATGAGGAAACTGCCGGGCATCCCAATTGAAACATTAATGAGTTTCCTTTTTGAACCGAGTCAAGCAACCAATAGTGGATGGCAAGTTACTTTTGGGGGATTTGTTCAAGGTTAACTGATTGTGGAGCCAATGCTTCACAAATTGATGGAGTGTTATCTTTGTCTATATCCATCAAAGTAACATGTGGTAACAAGCCAAATGATAGTGAATGCATATAGAACTATGTTGTCCTTACGAAGGAGAAATCTAATTCGACAACAAAGATTGAAGCATTTTGCACTGAAAAAGTTTCGAGTTTCTCTCGTTTTGGTCATATTAATCTAGCATAAACACGTGAAATTCTATGAATAGAATTTGCTTCAATAAACATCTCCATGGTGCTGCTAGCAATAAATGTGCAACTATATTCAGTTTACTTCTATTAGAAACATATTTTCTCTGCAGTCTGCAGTTTTTGATGATGTTTTTACTTTTCTCTTCACTACCAGGGTACATGAAGGAAAGGAGTAGCATAGCTGTGATTGGCCTCAGTGTACACACAGCACCAGTGGAGATGCGTGAAAAACTTGCGGTTGCTGAGGAACTATGGCCCCGTGCTATTCAAGAACTCACTAGTCTAAACCATATTGAAGAGGCTGCTGTTCTTAGTACCTGTAATAGAATGGAAATTTATGTGGTGGCTCTGTCATGGAACCGTGGTATCAGAGAAGTAATAGACTGGATGTCAAAGGTGAGTCTGATCAACTATATCTGTTCCGTCCGTAGTCTTTTTGGCCCTGCTTTCCCTATAGGTTTCTCAAGGACACCATTTGGGAAAGATGTCCTGATGTGTACTTTTGTGATTTTGCAGAAAAGTGGCATTCCTGCTTCTGAGCTCAGGGAGCACCTGTTCATGTTGCGTGACAGTGATGCTACACGCCATCTGTTTGAGGTATCAGCTGGGCTTGACTCTTTGGTTCTCGGTGAAGGACAAATCCTTGCTCAAGTTAAGCAAGTTGTAAGGAGCGGGCAAAACAGTGGAGGCCTGGGAAAGAATATTGATAGGATGTTCAAGGATGCAATCACAGCTGGTAAGCGTGTCCGATGTGAGACCAACATCTCATCTGGTGCGGTTTCTGTCAGTTCAGCTGCAGTTGAATTAGCCCTGATGAAGCTTCCAAAGACTGAAGCCCTGTCAGCTAGTATGCTGCTGATTGGTGCTGGTAAGATGGGCAAATTAGTGGTCAAGCATCTCATTGCCAAAGGATGCAAAAAGGTTGTTGTGGTGAACCGCTCGGTGGAAAGGGTGGATGCCATTCGTGAGGAGATGAAAGATATCGAGATTGTGTACAGGCCTCTCTCAGAGATGTATGAGGCTGCTTCTGAAGCTGATGTCGTGTTCACGAGCACCGCATCTGAAACCCCATTGTTCACAAAGGAGCACGCAGAGGCACTTCCCCTTATTTCTGATACTATGGGTGGTGTCCGTCTATTTGTCGATATATCTGTCCCAAGAAATGTCAGTGCATGTGTGTCTGAAGTTGGCTCTGCACGAGTATACAACGTTGATGACTTGAAAGAGGTGGTGGAAGCCAACAAGGAGGACAGGCTCAGGAAAGCAATGGAGGCGCAGACAATCATCACCGAAGAACTGAAACGGTTTGAGGCATGGAGGG from Panicum hallii strain FIL2 chromosome 9, PHallii_v3.1, whole genome shotgun sequence includes:
- the LOC112874699 gene encoding glutamyl-tRNA reductase, chloroplastic → MMASTTSATAAAAAFGAAATAKPRGSSSTICPRVSTGGRRRSGVVRCDASVEVQVQAVAKAASIAALEQFKISADRYMKERSSIAVIGLSVHTAPVEMREKLAVAEELWPRAIQELTSLNHIEEAAVLSTCNRMEIYVVALSWNRGIREVIDWMSKKSGIPASELREHLFMLRDSDATRHLFEVSAGLDSLVLGEGQILAQVKQVVRSGQNSGGLGKNIDRMFKDAITAGKRVRCETNISSGAVSVSSAAVELALMKLPKTEALSASMLLIGAGKMGKLVVKHLIAKGCKKVVVVNRSVERVDAIREEMKDIEIVYRPLSEMYEAASEADVVFTSTASETPLFTKEHAEALPLISDTMGGVRLFVDISVPRNVSACVSEVGSARVYNVDDLKEVVEANKEDRLRKAMEAQTIITEELKRFEAWRDSLETVPTIKKLRSYADRIRASELEKCLQKIGDDNLTKKMRRAVEELSTGIVNKLLHGPLQHLRCDGSDSRTLDETLENMHALNRMFSLDTEKAIIEQKIKAKVEKTQN